From a region of the Primulina eburnea isolate SZY01 chromosome 7, ASM2296580v1, whole genome shotgun sequence genome:
- the LOC140835693 gene encoding uncharacterized protein, translated as MLRACALDFSGNWSEQLPLIEFAYNNSYHSSIEMAPYEALYGRKCRSPLYWNKVGEKTVTGPELIQLTVDKVVIIKERLKTAQDRQKSWADLKRRPLQLEIGEKAYVKVSPIKE; from the coding sequence ATGCTGAGGGCATGTGCACTGGATTTCTCTGGAAATTGGAGTGAACAGTTACCCCTGATCGAATTcgcctataacaacagctatcacAGTAGCATCGAGATGGCTCCGTAtgaggcattgtatggaaggaagtgtaggtcgcctCTATATTGGAACAAGGTCGGAGAAAAAACTGTTACGGGACCAGAACTTATTCAGTTAACCGTTGATAAAGTAGTCATAATCAAGGAGAGACTCAAGACAGCCCAAGATAGGCAGAAGAGCTGGGCCGATCTGAAGAGAAGACCCTTACAGTTGGAAATTGGTGAGAAAGCTTACGTTAAGGTCTCTCCCATAAAGGAGTAG